One stretch of Gambusia affinis linkage group LG05, SWU_Gaff_1.0, whole genome shotgun sequence DNA includes these proteins:
- the trpv6 gene encoding transient receptor potential cation channel subfamily V member 6 yields the protein MSPSLTRSAPSELNHWWTQLRFRLQNKKGWNEMLDETFLYYTKNINDIPLFYAAKIDSVGCIKKLLSCASTNIFERGSLGETALHVAVMNDNLDAAVALMDGAPDLINEPMTSELFQGVTPLHIAVVNQNLNLVHHLLSRGGDVINPRVTGLYFKKRIGGRLYCGEHILSFAACAGNEDIIAMLIDAGASTRVQDYLGNTLLHILVLQPNKTTACQAIDLILARDAELDQPVPLDMVPNNRGLTPFKLAAKEGNIVVFQHLVNKRRVVQWSLGPLSSHLYDLTEIDSWADNMSVLEVIVGSQKREARGILEVTPVRQLVSLKWNLYGKHYLRLLLLLYLLYIVTFTVCCLFRPLKDADRNYTDTDLDKTIRVQKTLNESYVTYGDSLRLAGEVISVLGAILILVLEIPDILRVGAKRYFGQTALGGPFHVILISYATLVVLLCVFRACEVQREREVMALCLVLGWCNVMFFARGFEMLGPYVIMIQKVIFGDLTKFMWLSFIVLVGFSTALWMVYMTQVPGSIPAYTSYPITLFSLFELSVGLIDLPVDHTFITPPIVHVLHFIFSVFAYTLLINLLIAMMSDTHWRVAQERDELWRTQVVATTLMLERRLPRCLWPRLGVCGLSYGLKERWYLRVEDRNDPMMEKMRRYVKVFSSQDKMEGSEKSESTKDIPMREHKNTDRKKAQAGWEMIRHSALGLEMEQEEPMDIQDIRYV from the exons ATGTCTCCGTCTCTGACCAGATCTGCTCCCAGCGAGCTCAACCACTGGTGGACCCAGCTGAGGTTTCGCCTTCAGAACAAAAAAGGATGGAACGAAATGCTGGATGAAACATTTCTCTACTACACAAAAAA CATAAATGACATTCCTCTCTTCTACGCGGCTAAAATCGACAGTGTTGGTTGCATAAAGAAGCTACTGAGCTGTGCTTCCACCAACATATTTGAGAGAG GATCCCTCGGAGAGACGGCTCTTCATGTTGCTGTGATGAACGATAACCTGGACGCTGCCGTGGCTCTGATGGACGGAGCTCCAGATCTCATCAACGAGCCCATGACCTCTGAGCTTTTTCAAG GTGTCACTCCTCTCCACATTGCTGTAGTGAACCAGAACCTCAACCTGGTTCATCATCTGCTCAGCCGTGGAGGAGACGTCATCAACCCGCGAGTCACTGGTCTTTATTTCAAGAAGAGGATAGGAGGACGTTTGTACTGTG GTGAGCACATCCTGTCTTTTGCTGCTTGTGCCGGTAATGAGGACATCATCGCCATGCTGATCGATGCTGGGGCCAGCACCAGGGTCCAAGACTATCTAG GAAACACACTGCTTCACATTTTAGTCCTGCAGCCCAATAAGACCACAGCGTGCCAAGCCATTGACCTGATATTGGCCCGTGATGCGGAGCTGGACCAGCCGGTGCCCCTTGACATGGTGCCCAACAACAGAGGCCTCACACCTTTCAAGCTGGCTGCCAAAGAGGGAAACATCGTG GTGTTTCAGCACCTGGTCAATAAAAGGCGTGTCGTCCAGTGGAGCCTGGGCCCCTTGAGCTCCCACCTGTACGACCTGACTGAAATCGACTCGTGGGCTGACAACATGTCGGTGCTGGAAGTCATAGTAGGCAGCCAGAAGAGAGAG GCGAGGGGGATTCTGGAGGTGACTCCTGTGAGGCAGCTGGTCAGCTTGAAGTGGAATCTGTATGGGAAACATTATCTCAG ATTGCTTCTGCTCCTGTATCTCCTGTACATAGTGACCTTCACCGTGTGCTGTCTCTTCCGCCCTCTAAAGGACGCTGACAGGAACTACACAGACACGGACCTGGACAAAACCATCCGGGTTCAGAAGACCCTCAAT GAGAGTTATGTGACTTATGGGGACAGTCTGCGGCTGGCTGGAGAGGTCATCAGCGTCCTGGGAGCTATACTCATCCTGGTGCTGGAG ATCCCTGACATACTGAGAGTCGGAGCAAAGCGTTACTTCGGCCAGACAGCATTGGGAGGACCCTTCCATGTCATACt AATAAGCTACGCGACCTTGGTggtgctgctgtgtgtgttcaGAGCATGTGAGGTGCAGAGGGAAAGGGAAGTGATGGCGCTGTGTCTGGTTCTTGGCTGGTGCAACGTCATGTTCTTCGCTCGTGGGTTTGAAATGCTCGGCCCGTACGTCATCATGATACAGAAG GTTATATTTGGAGACCTGACAAAGTTTATGTGGCTCAGTTTCATTGTCCTCGTCGGTTTTTCCACCG CTCTTTGGATGGTGTACATGACCCAAGTCCCAGGTTCTATTCCTGCATACACGTCCTACCCCATCACCCTCTTCTCCCTGTTTGAACTCAGCGTGGGTCTGATCGACCTGCCTGTGGATCACACCTTCATAACACCCCCCATCGTCCACGTGCTGCACTTCATCTTCTCTGTGTTCGCCTACACCCTGCTGATCAACCTGCTGATCGCCATGATGAGTGACACACACTGGAGGGTGGCCCAAGAGAGAGACGAGCTCTGGAGGACTCAG GTTGTAGCCACGACTCTGATGCTGGAGAGGAGGCTTCCTCGCTGTCTGTGGCCTCGGCTCGGCGTGTGTGGGCTCAGTTACGGCCTTAAAGAGCGCTGGTATCTCAG GGTTGAAGACAGGAACGACCCCATGATGGAAAAGATGCGACGCTACGTCAAGGTCTTCTCTAGTCAGGATAAAATGGAGGGCAGTGAAAAGTCAGAGTCAACAAAGGACATCCCGATGCgtgaacataaaaacacagacaggaagaagGCACAGGCGGGGTGGGAGATGATTCGACACAGCGCTTTAGGTTTGGAGATGGAGCAGGAGGAGCCAATGGACATCCAGGACATCAGATACGTCTAA